One Corynebacterium appendicis CIP 107643 DNA window includes the following coding sequences:
- the nth gene encoding endonuclease III produces the protein MSASASRTPQRFRRPGSHPAAKGTETELGRTRRARRINRTLAAMFPDAHAELDFSTPLELLMATMLSAQTTDVRVNSVTPELFERFTTAAAYAAADPAELESIIKPVGFYRAKAGHLKGIGEMLVAEFGGEVPVAIEDLVTLPGVGRKTAHVVRGNAFGLPGLTVDTHFQRLVHRLGLTDEKDPVAIERAVGEMIEKREWTLFSHRIIFCGRRVCHARKAACGACPLAYDCPSFGLAGPIEWADAEKLVTGPEREHILSMVGEGSR, from the coding sequence ATGTCTGCTTCAGCCTCGAGGACACCGCAGCGTTTCCGCCGGCCGGGTTCGCATCCGGCGGCAAAGGGCACGGAGACGGAGTTGGGGCGCACGCGCCGCGCGCGGAGGATCAACCGGACGTTAGCGGCGATGTTCCCGGACGCGCACGCTGAGCTCGACTTTTCAACGCCGCTCGAGTTGCTGATGGCGACGATGCTCAGTGCGCAAACGACGGACGTGCGGGTCAACAGCGTCACGCCCGAGCTGTTTGAGCGCTTCACGACGGCCGCGGCCTACGCCGCGGCTGACCCCGCCGAGCTGGAGAGCATCATTAAGCCGGTCGGGTTCTACCGTGCTAAGGCGGGGCACCTGAAAGGGATCGGGGAGATGCTGGTGGCCGAGTTCGGCGGCGAGGTGCCGGTGGCGATCGAGGACCTGGTGACGTTGCCGGGCGTGGGCCGGAAGACGGCGCATGTGGTGCGGGGGAATGCATTCGGTTTGCCGGGGTTGACGGTGGACACGCACTTCCAGAGACTGGTGCACCGGCTGGGGCTGACGGACGAGAAGGATCCGGTGGCGATTGAGCGGGCGGTGGGGGAGATGATCGAGAAGCGGGAGTGGACGCTGTTCTCCCACCGGATCATCTTCTGCGGTCGCCGGGTGTGCCATGCGCGCAAGGCGGCGTGCGGGGCGTGCCCGTTGGCGTACGACTGCCCATCGTTCGGCCTGGCCGGCCCTATCGAGTGGGCTGACGCCGAGAAGCTGGTGACCGGTCCGGAACGCGAACACATCCTGTCCATGGTCGGGGAGGGCAGCCGGTGA
- a CDS encoding TadA family conjugal transfer-associated ATPase, which yields MDKTSIMAKVQRRLAEDPKQNSPAELAALVREEAVVISDLDVLEIMRALRDETVGIGPLEQVLAIDGITDICVNGPDGVFFDRGRGLERASLTLGGEADVRRLATRLASSCGCRLDDARPFADGHISRDDGTVLRFHAILSPTANCGTCMSLRVLRNKTATLDQIQASGGVDGERAGVLKGIVDKRKAFLVVGGTGTGKTTLLAAMLAEVAAHERIVAIEDTVELTPAHPHVVNLTSRGANAEGAGEITIADLLRQSLRMRPDRIVVGEIRGAEVVDLLAALNTGHDGGAGTVHANSIEEVPARLEALAVLGGLGREALHSQLAAAVDVVVVMRRGPDGRRRVHQIGVLDGNPVTPQVVWDADHGPGDGYDELLRDLGVA from the coding sequence ATGGATAAAACGTCGATCATGGCGAAGGTTCAGCGCCGTCTCGCGGAGGACCCGAAACAGAACTCCCCGGCCGAGCTCGCCGCACTCGTCCGCGAGGAAGCAGTAGTGATCAGCGACCTCGACGTGCTCGAGATCATGCGCGCGCTGCGCGACGAGACGGTCGGCATCGGCCCGCTCGAGCAGGTCCTGGCCATCGACGGCATCACTGATATCTGCGTCAACGGCCCCGACGGGGTCTTCTTCGACCGCGGCCGCGGACTTGAACGTGCCAGCCTCACGCTCGGTGGGGAAGCCGACGTGCGGCGCCTGGCCACACGGCTGGCCAGCAGTTGTGGGTGCCGCCTCGACGACGCGCGTCCCTTCGCCGACGGCCACATTTCGCGTGACGACGGCACCGTTCTCCGCTTCCACGCTATCCTTTCCCCCACCGCCAACTGCGGGACCTGCATGTCCTTGCGCGTGCTCCGGAACAAGACGGCCACGTTGGACCAGATTCAGGCCTCTGGGGGAGTGGACGGGGAAAGGGCGGGGGTGCTGAAGGGGATCGTCGATAAGCGGAAGGCTTTTCTCGTTGTTGGCGGAACGGGGACGGGCAAGACGACGCTGCTCGCTGCGATGCTGGCGGAGGTCGCGGCGCACGAGCGGATCGTCGCGATCGAGGACACCGTCGAGCTCACCCCCGCGCACCCGCACGTGGTGAATCTGACGTCGCGTGGGGCGAATGCGGAGGGCGCGGGCGAGATCACCATTGCCGACCTGCTGCGGCAGTCGCTGCGCATGCGCCCCGACCGGATCGTGGTGGGGGAGATCCGCGGTGCCGAAGTCGTCGACCTGCTCGCCGCTCTGAACACCGGGCACGACGGCGGCGCGGGCACCGTGCACGCGAATTCGATCGAAGAAGTGCCCGCCCGTCTGGAGGCGCTCGCGGTGCTCGGCGGGCTAGGACGCGAGGCGCTGCATTCGCAGCTCGCTGCGGCCGTCGACGTCGTCGTGGTCATGCGCCGCGGACCCGACGGCCGCCGCCGCGTCCACCAGATCGGCGTGCTCGACGGCAACCCCGTGACCCCGCAGGTGGTGTGGGACGCCGACCACGGTCCTGGCGACGGTTACGACGAACTGCTGCGCGACCTGGGGGTGGCCTGA
- the glxR gene encoding CRP-like cAMP-activated global transcriptional regulator GlxR: MQSVQETLSRAGIFQGVDPDAVINLISQMQTESFPRGTTIFDEGEPGDTLYIIIEGKVKLARHAPDGRENLLSVMGPSDMFGELSIFDPGPRTSSAVCVTEVEAATMDSEMLRTWINDHPEISQQLLRVLARRLRRTNASLADLIFTDVPGRVAKTLLQLANRFGIQEGTGLRVNHDLTQEEIAQLVGASRETVNKALATFAQRGWIRLEGKSVVIVNTEHLARRAR, from the coding sequence ATGCAAAGCGTGCAGGAAACACTGTCCCGCGCCGGGATTTTCCAAGGTGTGGACCCCGATGCAGTGATCAACCTGATCTCACAAATGCAGACGGAGTCGTTCCCGCGCGGCACCACTATCTTCGACGAAGGTGAACCCGGCGACACCCTCTACATCATCATCGAAGGCAAAGTGAAGCTCGCCCGCCACGCCCCCGACGGCCGCGAGAACCTCCTGTCCGTGATGGGGCCGTCCGACATGTTCGGCGAACTGTCCATCTTCGACCCGGGCCCCCGCACCTCCTCCGCAGTGTGCGTCACCGAAGTCGAAGCCGCCACCATGGACTCCGAGATGCTCCGCACCTGGATCAACGACCACCCGGAGATCTCCCAGCAGCTCCTGCGCGTTCTCGCCCGCCGCCTGCGCCGCACCAACGCGTCGCTCGCCGACCTCATCTTCACCGACGTCCCCGGCCGCGTCGCCAAGACCCTGCTGCAGCTCGCCAACCGCTTCGGCATCCAGGAAGGCACCGGCCTCCGCGTCAACCACGACCTCACGCAGGAAGAGATCGCCCAGCTCGTCGGCGCTTCCCGCGAGACCGTGAACAAGGCCCTCGCCACCTTCGCCCAGCGCGGTTGGATCCGCCTCGAGGGCAAGTCCGTGGTCATCGTCAACACCGAGCACCTCGCCCGCCGCGCACGCTAG
- a CDS encoding HNH endonuclease signature motif containing protein, producing the protein MNQFAALVGAGNAIDMLGSFNAQQLIDAGANPTRVAEWKGVFDTYYGKTRFSRQQANAVTVARQTAKSLDQLVFIEQHLKAVSSDRETWKLRLALLSVRGDYKTLQRHAKDIIPDPDADKPAPESTVRFGRTRKGKRTVIATGAERDIADLEHALRVKLDPNRPEGPQMYEAFAELLRGGAGVAQAVPRPLIQVPLSEHIRILAGEGDETILGLSDGTTMTGAEYLTHYYSKDLEVALFHPQAGAVNLYHAKRFANAKQRDLARATLTTCPVPDCRHAADNCEVHHITPWARGGPTNMDNLSVLCRYHNRTNDDDPHRHHRGRIHIRNGTPTWVSPRGTPVPNTTHQYGAMHLLFGK; encoded by the coding sequence ATGAACCAATTCGCGGCGCTCGTGGGCGCAGGCAACGCCATCGACATGCTGGGCAGCTTCAACGCCCAGCAGCTTATCGACGCCGGCGCCAACCCCACCCGCGTTGCCGAATGGAAAGGCGTCTTCGACACCTACTACGGAAAAACCCGGTTTTCCCGCCAGCAAGCCAACGCTGTCACCGTTGCCCGGCAAACAGCGAAATCGTTGGACCAACTGGTATTCATCGAACAACACCTCAAAGCTGTCTCTTCCGACCGGGAGACGTGGAAGCTCCGCCTGGCGTTGTTGTCGGTGCGCGGCGACTACAAGACGCTGCAGCGCCACGCCAAAGACATCATCCCCGACCCGGACGCCGATAAACCCGCCCCGGAGTCCACGGTCCGGTTTGGCCGGACGCGGAAAGGCAAACGCACGGTCATCGCCACCGGCGCCGAACGCGACATCGCCGACCTGGAACACGCCCTGCGGGTAAAGCTCGACCCCAACCGGCCTGAGGGCCCGCAGATGTATGAGGCGTTCGCGGAGTTGCTGCGCGGCGGTGCCGGGGTCGCGCAGGCTGTGCCGCGCCCGTTGATCCAGGTCCCGCTTTCCGAGCACATCAGGATCCTCGCAGGCGAGGGGGATGAGACGATCCTGGGGTTGTCGGACGGCACCACCATGACTGGTGCGGAGTATCTGACTCACTATTACTCGAAGGATTTGGAGGTGGCGTTGTTCCACCCGCAGGCAGGTGCAGTGAACCTGTACCACGCGAAGCGGTTCGCCAACGCCAAGCAACGCGACCTGGCCCGTGCGACGTTGACGACGTGTCCGGTGCCGGATTGCCGGCATGCGGCGGATAATTGCGAGGTCCACCACATCACACCGTGGGCGCGTGGCGGGCCGACGAACATGGACAACCTGTCGGTGTTGTGCAGGTACCACAACCGCACCAACGACGACGACCCCCACAGACACCACCGGGGCCGAATACACATCCGCAACGGCACCCCGACATGGGTCTCCCCGCGCGGAACACCAGTACCGAACACCACCCACCAATACGGTGCAATGCACCTATTGTTCGGGAAATAG
- a CDS encoding phage holin family protein has protein sequence MSDKGLYTSGSTSYKAKVDSIPLRDTDVTQPGSDSLGTLVSNATEQVSSLVRSEIELAKTEVVGEAKKAAVGSGLLGVAGVVAAFSSFFFFFFLAKLIALWTNDAWGFGIVFLIMIITAGILALIGVKRFKAMGKPEKTINSVNELKNLVPGQAQKNLEKDTSELYTSYGTGSTVPRTAGGSTKVN, from the coding sequence ATGAGCGACAAGGGTCTGTACACCAGCGGGTCGACGAGCTACAAGGCGAAGGTCGATTCCATCCCGCTCCGCGACACGGACGTGACCCAGCCGGGGAGCGACTCCCTGGGAACCCTGGTGTCCAACGCGACCGAGCAGGTCTCCAGCCTGGTCCGTAGCGAGATCGAGCTGGCTAAGACCGAAGTTGTCGGAGAGGCGAAGAAGGCCGCGGTCGGCTCCGGCCTCCTCGGCGTCGCAGGCGTTGTGGCCGCATTCTCCTCCTTCTTCTTTTTCTTCTTCCTGGCCAAGCTGATCGCCCTGTGGACCAACGATGCGTGGGGCTTCGGCATCGTCTTCCTGATCATGATCATCACCGCGGGCATCCTCGCCCTGATCGGCGTGAAGCGCTTCAAGGCCATGGGCAAGCCGGAGAAGACCATCAACTCCGTCAACGAGCTGAAGAACCTCGTCCCGGGCCAGGCCCAGAAGAACCTGGAGAAGGACACTTCGGAGCTCTACACCTCCTACGGCACCGGCTCCACCGTTCCGCGCACCGCGGGCGGCTCCACCAAGGTCAACTAG
- a CDS encoding type II secretion system F family protein, with translation MTPLLLAAAFALAPAHPARRIGHGAATRALNLVALLPMLSAVVVPVVLATDRMLVVLAVCVAGATAAHTVVRARRAKSDTARLEATAAYLGHLVAALRAGSTVADACARAVDQLPDTAPAELSRDLTRAAAHARRGGNGATVLADSHLDELRDVASLWMLSSRLGIPMAELLDSARSRIDNDLRHRQATSAALAGPRATAIVLSVLPLAGIFMGQAMGARPLALLTGGGLGSLLLLGGTALVCAGFYTSQFIIGRAAA, from the coding sequence ATGACTCCGCTGCTGCTCGCCGCCGCGTTCGCCCTCGCCCCCGCGCACCCTGCGCGACGCATCGGGCACGGCGCCGCCACCCGCGCGCTGAACCTCGTGGCGCTGCTGCCGATGCTGTCCGCCGTGGTCGTGCCCGTCGTGCTCGCCACCGACCGGATGCTCGTCGTCCTCGCGGTATGCGTCGCCGGCGCGACCGCCGCGCACACCGTCGTGCGAGCCCGCCGCGCGAAATCCGACACCGCCCGCCTCGAAGCGACCGCGGCGTACCTCGGCCATCTCGTCGCCGCACTCCGCGCCGGTTCCACGGTCGCCGACGCGTGCGCGCGTGCCGTAGACCAGCTTCCCGACACCGCCCCCGCCGAGCTTTCTCGCGATCTCACGCGCGCCGCCGCCCACGCGCGCCGCGGCGGCAACGGCGCCACGGTTCTCGCGGACTCTCACCTCGACGAGCTCCGCGACGTCGCCTCCCTCTGGATGCTGTCGTCCCGCCTCGGCATCCCCATGGCGGAGCTGCTGGACAGCGCCCGCTCCCGCATCGACAATGACCTGCGCCACCGCCAAGCGACATCCGCCGCGCTCGCCGGGCCGCGCGCCACCGCCATCGTGCTCTCCGTGCTGCCCCTAGCCGGAATCTTTATGGGGCAGGCGATGGGGGCGCGGCCTCTCGCGCTGCTCACCGGCGGCGGGCTCGGCAGCCTCCTCCTGCTCGGCGGGACCGCACTGGTCTGCGCCGGGTTCTACACCTCCCAATTCATCATCGGGAGGGCTGCCGCATGA
- a CDS encoding alpha/beta fold hydrolase yields the protein MSSKPRTQQPVSPKTIALDGPFEHVWLHTRGIRLHAAVAGDPSNPLVVLVHGTFGAWVDFQHVIAPLAAHGFHVAAVDMRGYGMSDKPPARAGDPTRIAVGDIAGSVTALGHDRAHIVGHDTGGALAWVFAGAYPERTASLVSVSAAHPGDMRAHMRARPWELMFMLVRVAVGRLPIWLHQACAPLVPRVWRRELVLNTAPGFAGTPEFDEALRLRIRAARIDNALRGIVRNTRMLTASRQTRTLIDAPTLLLHPRQSVWDRIDARAVKRLAIPPTVDTVPEAKNVPQVENPQGFVDKLAAFFA from the coding sequence ATGAGCTCTAAGCCACGCACCCAGCAGCCGGTCTCGCCGAAGACCATCGCCCTCGACGGGCCATTCGAGCATGTCTGGCTGCACACACGCGGCATCCGTCTGCACGCGGCGGTGGCGGGCGACCCCAGTAATCCGCTAGTGGTGCTCGTCCACGGCACATTCGGCGCGTGGGTCGACTTCCAGCACGTCATCGCGCCGCTCGCAGCGCACGGTTTCCACGTGGCGGCGGTGGATATGCGCGGATACGGGATGTCGGACAAGCCGCCGGCACGGGCGGGCGACCCGACGCGCATCGCGGTCGGCGATATTGCGGGGTCGGTCACGGCGCTCGGCCACGACCGCGCGCACATCGTCGGTCACGACACGGGCGGCGCGCTGGCGTGGGTATTCGCGGGCGCCTACCCGGAGCGCACCGCCAGCCTGGTCTCGGTCTCGGCGGCGCACCCGGGCGATATGCGCGCGCACATGCGCGCCCGCCCGTGGGAATTGATGTTCATGCTGGTCCGCGTGGCTGTGGGGCGTCTTCCGATCTGGCTGCACCAGGCATGCGCGCCACTCGTCCCGCGGGTGTGGCGCCGCGAACTCGTCCTCAACACAGCCCCGGGCTTTGCGGGCACCCCGGAATTCGACGAAGCGCTCCGCCTGCGCATCCGCGCCGCACGCATCGACAACGCCCTGCGCGGCATCGTCCGCAACACGCGCATGCTCACCGCCTCACGCCAAACGCGCACGCTTATCGACGCCCCCACTCTCCTCCTCCACCCCCGCCAGTCCGTCTGGGACCGGATCGACGCCCGGGCGGTAAAACGCCTGGCTATCCCGCCCACAGTCGACACCGTGCCGGAGGCGAAAAATGTGCCGCAGGTGGAGAATCCGCAGGGATTCGTCGATAAGCTCGCCGCGTTTTTCGCCTAG
- a CDS encoding HAD family hydrolase — MTDSGTGDDVAGRSVSGRVAAFFDLDKTIIATSSAFAFGRGFLDNGMISRSEALELFLTKTSYMFNGQSSNRMDATRDRLADMVAGWPVADVRRVVADTMNTVVTPAIYSEARELIDWHREQGHDIVLLSASASLLVEPIADELGIDRVVATEVEVVEGKLTGAITRYLKGEQKAEAIRELVEKRNYDLAASYAYSDSLTDVPMLSLVGHPVAVNPERGLKKHAAEHGWDTRTFKNPEPLFDPPGAKEIGIGAGVVVTVTALTAFGVWLAQRGRGDSSA, encoded by the coding sequence ATGACAGATTCAGGCACCGGAGACGACGTGGCGGGCAGGTCAGTATCTGGCCGCGTGGCGGCGTTTTTCGACCTGGACAAGACCATCATCGCCACCTCATCCGCCTTCGCATTCGGCCGCGGGTTCTTGGACAACGGCATGATTTCGCGGAGCGAGGCGCTCGAGCTGTTCCTCACCAAGACGTCGTACATGTTCAACGGCCAGTCGAGCAACAGGATGGACGCCACGCGCGACCGCCTCGCGGACATGGTCGCCGGGTGGCCGGTCGCAGATGTGCGCCGCGTCGTCGCCGACACCATGAACACCGTGGTCACCCCCGCCATCTATAGCGAGGCGCGCGAACTGATCGACTGGCACCGCGAACAGGGCCACGACATCGTCCTCCTGTCGGCCTCGGCATCGCTTCTGGTGGAGCCGATTGCCGACGAGCTGGGCATCGACCGCGTCGTCGCCACCGAGGTCGAGGTCGTCGAGGGCAAGCTCACCGGGGCGATCACGCGCTACCTCAAGGGGGAACAAAAGGCGGAGGCGATACGGGAGCTCGTCGAAAAGCGGAATTACGATCTTGCGGCGAGCTACGCGTACTCGGATTCGCTTACCGACGTCCCCATGCTCTCCCTCGTGGGCCACCCCGTCGCCGTCAACCCTGAACGCGGCTTGAAAAAGCACGCAGCGGAACACGGCTGGGACACGCGCACGTTCAAAAACCCCGAGCCGCTCTTCGACCCGCCCGGCGCGAAAGAGATCGGCATCGGCGCTGGTGTCGTGGTCACGGTGACCGCTCTGACCGCCTTCGGCGTCTGGTTGGCGCAGCGCGGCCGCGGGGACTCCTCCGCATAA
- a CDS encoding MarP family serine protease: MTALIVDFALVVLFGAALAGGWRQGAFSSAFAALGVVAGLVVGLGAAGLLVRVPDVTSMRVLLLLATVVTFVGVGNIVGATVGAAVRDRLRSKSTQAWDSAVGSLLQLFMAVVVAWVVAVPVAANAGEPLGSAVRGSRILGAVDSAVPEWGNKGPEYIARLIDVTGLPPLVSPFQGGGAEVEAPDPDSIDPGLVEDVRPSVVHVLGDAESCSRHLSGSGFVSAPDYVVTNAHVVAGTESVELDTVLGLKRATVVLYDPEVDIAVLHVPNLGLEPLPTAPGAAKSGDDAMVLGFPAGGPFAVSPVRVRERLNISGPDIYAAGRTEREALTLRGSIRQGNSGGPLLSPTGEVLGVVFGTAVDGNETGYALTIRQMQQVVGEYEGLTEPVDTQACVA, translated from the coding sequence ATGACTGCTCTCATCGTCGACTTCGCGCTCGTCGTGCTCTTTGGCGCGGCGCTCGCGGGCGGTTGGCGGCAGGGGGCGTTTTCGTCGGCGTTCGCGGCGCTCGGCGTCGTGGCGGGCCTCGTCGTCGGGCTCGGCGCGGCGGGCCTTCTGGTGCGCGTGCCAGACGTGACGAGCATGCGCGTGCTGCTCCTTCTGGCCACCGTCGTGACGTTCGTCGGCGTGGGCAATATCGTCGGTGCGACGGTGGGCGCGGCAGTTCGCGACAGGTTGCGCTCGAAGTCGACGCAGGCGTGGGATTCGGCCGTGGGTTCGCTGTTGCAGCTGTTCATGGCGGTCGTGGTGGCGTGGGTCGTGGCGGTGCCCGTCGCGGCGAACGCCGGGGAGCCGCTAGGCAGCGCGGTCCGGGGCTCGCGCATTCTCGGCGCGGTCGACAGCGCTGTGCCGGAGTGGGGCAACAAGGGGCCGGAATACATCGCACGGCTTATCGACGTCACCGGCCTTCCCCCTTTGGTCTCCCCCTTCCAGGGAGGCGGCGCGGAGGTGGAGGCTCCGGACCCTGACAGCATCGACCCGGGGCTCGTGGAAGATGTGCGCCCCAGCGTCGTGCACGTGCTCGGCGACGCGGAGAGCTGCAGCCGGCATCTGTCGGGCTCGGGGTTCGTGTCGGCGCCGGATTACGTGGTCACCAACGCGCACGTCGTCGCCGGCACCGAGTCGGTGGAGCTGGACACGGTGCTGGGGCTCAAGCGGGCGACGGTGGTGCTGTACGACCCAGAAGTCGACATCGCAGTGCTGCACGTCCCCAACCTGGGGCTTGAGCCGCTGCCGACCGCGCCAGGCGCGGCGAAAAGCGGCGACGATGCCATGGTGTTGGGATTCCCCGCAGGCGGGCCGTTCGCGGTCTCACCGGTGCGGGTGCGAGAGCGCCTGAATATCTCCGGGCCGGATATCTATGCCGCGGGCCGCACCGAGCGCGAGGCGCTCACGTTGCGCGGCAGCATCCGCCAGGGAAATTCGGGCGGTCCGCTGCTCTCTCCGACGGGGGAGGTCCTGGGGGTCGTGTTCGGCACCGCGGTCGACGGCAACGAGACGGGCTACGCGCTCACGATCCGTCAGATGCAACAGGTCGTCGGGGAGTACGAGGGGCTGACGGAGCCCGTCGATACGCAGGCGTGCGTGGCCTAG
- a CDS encoding NUDIX hydrolase yields the protein MARWLDGLAGVLSAPGNAKLVNTMQGHIRLASRKSPRSAVLMCFTGDAEAAELPSDARILLTHRTPTLRNHSGQMAFPGGRVEPDDRGPVDAALREAHEETGLEPSRVETLAVLESIAVGPSGHPVNPVLAYAEDPGEVWCASPEENDDVFFVDLAHLIDPANRFRVARLGWSGPAFDVGGYVVWGFTASLLAVMIREAGWEEPWEHKDAVELRKALRASRNGEGHGF from the coding sequence ATGGCGCGGTGGCTGGACGGGCTGGCGGGCGTGTTGTCGGCGCCGGGCAACGCGAAGCTGGTGAACACGATGCAGGGGCACATCCGGCTGGCGTCGCGGAAATCGCCGCGGTCGGCGGTGCTCATGTGCTTCACGGGCGATGCGGAGGCGGCGGAACTGCCCAGTGACGCGCGGATTCTGCTCACCCACCGCACCCCGACGTTGCGGAACCACTCGGGGCAGATGGCTTTTCCGGGCGGGCGCGTGGAGCCGGATGACCGCGGCCCCGTCGACGCCGCGTTGCGTGAAGCGCACGAGGAGACGGGCCTGGAGCCGTCGCGCGTGGAGACCTTGGCGGTGCTCGAATCCATCGCCGTCGGGCCGTCGGGACACCCGGTGAACCCGGTGCTCGCCTACGCGGAAGATCCCGGCGAGGTGTGGTGCGCCAGCCCAGAGGAGAACGACGACGTCTTCTTCGTCGACCTCGCCCACCTGATCGACCCGGCGAACCGTTTCCGCGTCGCGCGGCTGGGCTGGTCGGGGCCCGCTTTCGACGTGGGCGGTTACGTCGTGTGGGGGTTCACGGCGTCGCTGCTCGCGGTGATGATCCGCGAGGCGGGCTGGGAGGAGCCGTGGGAGCACAAGGACGCCGTCGAGCTGCGGAAGGCGCTGCGTGCCTCGCGTAACGGCGAGGGACACGGGTTTTAG
- a CDS encoding RidA family protein gives MAAVSTKPSERLDELGIELPAVAAPVAAYVPAAQVGNQVWTSGQLPFVNGSLPATGKVGADVDPEDAYNLARTALLNALAAVDDLVGIDRVTRVVKVVGYVASEAGFTGQPGVVNGASDIVGEIFGEAGAHVRSAVGVAVLPLDAPVEVELIVEVADA, from the coding sequence GTGGCCGCGGTCTCGACCAAGCCGAGCGAGCGTCTCGACGAGCTGGGCATCGAGTTGCCCGCCGTTGCAGCGCCCGTCGCCGCGTATGTTCCGGCGGCGCAAGTCGGCAACCAGGTCTGGACATCCGGCCAGCTTCCGTTCGTTAACGGCTCTCTGCCTGCGACCGGCAAAGTCGGGGCCGACGTCGACCCGGAAGACGCATATAACCTAGCCCGCACAGCGCTGCTGAACGCGCTGGCCGCGGTAGATGATCTCGTCGGGATCGACAGGGTCACTCGGGTAGTCAAGGTCGTGGGTTATGTGGCGTCGGAAGCGGGGTTCACGGGACAACCGGGCGTCGTCAATGGCGCTTCTGACATCGTCGGCGAAATCTTCGGCGAGGCGGGCGCGCACGTCCGCAGCGCAGTCGGCGTAGCGGTCCTGCCGCTCGATGCCCCGGTGGAAGTCGAGCTCATTGTCGAGGTCGCGGACGCGTAA
- a CDS encoding MBL fold metallo-hydrolase, with translation MQHPAYSQLRPVTPSAAVVLAPNPSYAALEGTNSWVIRDPEDEFSIVIDPGPEDEGHLNVLQSAADKVALVLLTHRHHDHADGAQRFRQLTGVPVRAFDERYCIGGEPLEDGEIISVDGVTPRIKVVHTPGHTGDSVSFYIYSGDPESTELEGIVTGDTIAGRHTTMISETDGDLGAYLESLAKLEEEGAGIKLLPGHGPEGENLAEFARKYIDRRNYRLDQIREVRKERGTDLSINELVDAMYDDVDPVLRGAAEQSTRVALRYLDGKN, from the coding sequence ATGCAGCATCCTGCCTACAGCCAACTGCGTCCTGTCACTCCCTCCGCCGCTGTCGTGCTGGCTCCGAACCCCAGCTACGCGGCGCTGGAAGGCACGAACTCCTGGGTCATCCGCGACCCGGAGGACGAATTCAGCATCGTCATTGATCCGGGCCCGGAGGATGAAGGCCACCTCAACGTTCTGCAGTCCGCCGCGGACAAGGTGGCGCTCGTGCTGTTGACGCACCGCCACCACGACCACGCCGACGGTGCGCAGCGCTTCCGCCAGCTCACCGGGGTGCCGGTGCGCGCGTTCGACGAGCGTTACTGCATCGGCGGCGAGCCGCTCGAGGACGGCGAGATCATCAGCGTCGACGGTGTCACGCCGCGCATCAAGGTGGTGCACACGCCGGGGCACACGGGTGATTCGGTGTCGTTCTACATCTACTCGGGGGACCCGGAATCAACGGAGCTGGAGGGCATTGTCACGGGCGACACGATCGCAGGTCGCCACACGACGATGATTTCGGAGACGGACGGCGACCTCGGCGCGTACCTGGAGTCGCTGGCGAAGCTAGAAGAGGAGGGTGCCGGCATCAAGCTGCTGCCGGGTCACGGCCCGGAGGGCGAGAACCTCGCGGAGTTCGCGCGTAAGTACATCGACCGCCGCAATTACCGCCTCGACCAGATCCGCGAGGTGCGCAAGGAGCGCGGCACGGATTTGAGCATCAACGAGCTCGTCGACGCGATGTATGACGACGTCGACCCCGTTCTCCGCGGCGCCGCCGAGCAGTCCACCCGCGTCGCTCTGCGGTACCTCGACGGCAAGAATTAA
- a CDS encoding TlpA family protein disulfide reductase, giving the protein MKKQVWLSVAVLAAVTALVVAAAVSLLRPADSGDSVNQAEEATEATSAQQVQARPDCPGGIIGGVDLPCLGGNSSGAPTQEVTVVNVWAWWCEPCRDELPALEEFANDHPEYSVVGVHADTNAANGAALLNDLGVNLPSYQDSDNAFAGQLGLPGVVPVTVVFRGEEKVGVVGKAFSSSSEIAQAVEEVL; this is encoded by the coding sequence GTGAAAAAACAGGTCTGGCTGAGCGTTGCGGTGCTGGCGGCGGTGACGGCGCTCGTCGTCGCGGCGGCGGTGTCGTTGCTGCGGCCGGCGGACTCCGGGGATTCAGTGAATCAGGCAGAGGAAGCGACTGAAGCTACTTCTGCGCAGCAAGTCCAGGCGCGCCCGGACTGCCCGGGTGGCATCATCGGAGGGGTGGACCTGCCGTGCCTGGGCGGAAATAGCAGTGGGGCGCCGACGCAGGAGGTCACTGTCGTCAATGTGTGGGCATGGTGGTGCGAACCGTGCCGGGATGAATTGCCGGCGCTGGAGGAATTCGCGAACGACCACCCCGAGTATTCGGTGGTGGGCGTCCACGCGGACACGAACGCGGCGAACGGGGCGGCGCTACTCAACGACCTGGGTGTGAACCTGCCGAGCTACCAGGACAGCGACAACGCTTTCGCGGGCCAGCTCGGTCTGCCGGGGGTCGTTCCGGTCACAGTGGTCTTCCGCGGGGAAGAGAAGGTGGGGGTTGTGGGGAAGGCTTTTTCGTCGTCAAGCGAAATTGCGCAGGCTGTTGAGGAGGTGCTGTAG